A stretch of DNA from Endozoicomonas sp. 8E:
CGGGAACGGATTAAAGGGGATCAGGTTGATTTTACAGGGGACATTCTTCAACAACTGAATCAGCTCAGTCGAATGCTCAGGCTGATCATTCACTCCCGCAAGCAACGTATATTCAATGGTTACGACACGTTTGTCGGGAAGCCCACTCATGTATTGATCGATCGCATCCAGCAACTCTGACAACGGATACTTGCGATTGATGGGAACCAGCACATTTCTCAATTCGTCATTAGGTGCATGGAGTGACACAGCCAGTGACACATCGGTCACCTCACCCAGTTTACGCAGGGCGGGAACAACCCCCGAAGTACTCAGTGTTACCCTGCGCTTGGACAGACCATAACCCAGGTCGTCCATCATCAGGTTCATGGCATCAACGACATTGTCAAAGTTCATCAGAGGCTCGCCCATCCCCATCATTACAACGTTGGTGATAGAACGATCTTTCTTTGCGGGAACATTATTAAAGTGACGCGCGGCAATCCAGACCTGACCGATAATTTCAGCCACAGTGAGGTCGGAGTTAAAACCCTGCTTACCGGTAGAGCAGAAGCTGCAGTCCAGTGAACACCCTGCCTGGGAAGATACACAGAGGGTGCCGCGCTTTCCTTCCGGTATATAGACTGTCTCGACACAACTGCCTGAGGCGACTCTTACCACCCACTTGCAGGTACCATCTTCAGAAAACTGGCTGCTGATGACTTCGGGACCTCGAATTTCAGCCACATCTTTCAGCTTTTGCCTTAGGGTTTTGCTGATATTGGTCATTTCATCAAAATTATCGACGCCGAAGTGGTGAATCCACTTGAGCATCTGCTCGGCACGAAACTTCTTTTCACCTATGCTGAGAAAAAAATCCACCATCTTGCTGCGGGACAGATCCAACAGGTTAACAGGTGTATTTTGAACCTCACCGGCCTCAGCGCTTACGGTGATTAATTCTGACATTCTTAATACCTCAAAAAGCCATGAGCGCTATAATTCGCCCAACAGCCATGGGGCGGCCACGCATTATTCCTCGCAGGAATTTAATGCAAACCCGAAATGGCTGCATTCTCATTAACTGCCATGATTGACTGTAGAGATAAGTCGTCGACACTGAGCTAATGAAAAATGATTGACGATAAAAACATGAGCGCCATTAAACCACAATAGCCACGGCATTTTTATAGATAAAAATACAGGGCATACGCCTGCCCCTGATTTCAGGGTGCAGAATGAATGCCCCGTTATGTCATTATCGAGTGCGAGGACAAACGCCTGCATCTTCAAAGAAGTAGGACACTTCTCTGGCAGCAGAAGTCGGAGAATCCGAACCATGCACTGCGTTTTCATCAATAGTCTGAGCAAAGTCGGCACGGATAGTTCCCGCAGCGGCTTCGGCCGGATTGGTAGCGCCCATCAGCTCACGATGATGAGCAACCGCATTCTCACCTTCCAGAACCGACACAACGACAGGGCCCGATGTCATGAAGGCCACCAGATCCTTAAAGAAAGGACGCTCTTTATGCTCTGCATAAAAACCTTCTGCCTTCTCTTTGCTCAGGTGAACCATGCGGGTTCCGACAACTTTCAGGCCGGCTTTTTCAAAGCGGCTAAAAATCTCGCCGATGACGTTTTTAGCAACAGCGTCAGGCTTGATAATTGACAAAGTGCGCTCTACGGCCATTACACTCTCCAAACTTTCTTTTATTGGCCCGCTAAGGGTCAAGTTTATAATTCATTACGCCACCTCCAGTCATTGGGGAAGCTTGGTCGGCATTGTAAACGATCACTATCCCGGTGTCAGTCATATCCGTAAAAATCATACAAGAGAAAAAACAAACTCATATCATCAAGTTTCAAGACGCCAATACCACGCCTATCTCATTTGAGAGACCAGCAGTGCGCCCAATGTGTGTCTACAATTCTTACGCACTCGCACATGTGCCAGAACATTTCTATTTACTCAAGCTTAA
This window harbors:
- the ndk gene encoding nucleoside-diphosphate kinase, whose product is MAVERTLSIIKPDAVAKNVIGEIFSRFEKAGLKVVGTRMVHLSKEKAEGFYAEHKERPFFKDLVAFMTSGPVVVSVLEGENAVAHHRELMGATNPAEAAAGTIRADFAQTIDENAVHGSDSPTSAAREVSYFFEDAGVCPRTR
- the rlmN gene encoding 23S rRNA (adenine(2503)-C(2))-methyltransferase RlmN, producing MSELITVSAEAGEVQNTPVNLLDLSRSKMVDFFLSIGEKKFRAEQMLKWIHHFGVDNFDEMTNISKTLRQKLKDVAEIRGPEVISSQFSEDGTCKWVVRVASGSCVETVYIPEGKRGTLCVSSQAGCSLDCSFCSTGKQGFNSDLTVAEIIGQVWIAARHFNNVPAKKDRSITNVVMMGMGEPLMNFDNVVDAMNLMMDDLGYGLSKRRVTLSTSGVVPALRKLGEVTDVSLAVSLHAPNDELRNVLVPINRKYPLSELLDAIDQYMSGLPDKRVVTIEYTLLAGVNDQPEHSTELIQLLKNVPCKINLIPFNPFPHSGYERPSNNAVRRFQEQLQEAGFNVTVRKTRGDDIDAACGQLVGQVADKTRRSERYIAARQLNLG